CTTTTTATTGATTAAACCTGTCTTTTTCAATTATAGACCTTTTTAGTCAAAAACAAAAGGCGGCCTTAACCCACCTTGAATTTTTGTATTCATGTGCACCCAGCAGGAATTGAACCTGCAACCTTGGGCTTAAGAGGCCCCTGCTCTACCTGTTGAGCTATGGGTGCTGCTTTATGGATTCTGTTTTAAGTGTGAGTAATCTCGCAATCTATTATGAACCATCCTGTTGATAGGCCCGTCCAATCAGCCACTCCAATGATCACAAGAAACATGTTCACAATTATCCAAGCGGCATAAATAATTATTAATCCAACAATCACAGAGGTAATTACTGACTTTGCCTGAGTTAAAGCTCCAGGATTTCCGGCGGCGAGAAAGAACATTATTCCGCCAATAACCAGCATTAAAACGGCAACTATCGGAACCAGGGTAAACATAATAAAATCAACAATCCGGTCAAACATAATAAAAAAGTGACAAAGCTGACAAGGCTGGGATTCATCAATACCGCCAGTACTAGGATCGTCGCAATCTCTGCCGCAAGGAACTAATCCTCCTTCGGGACATCCAATTTGAGCCTGGACTTCTTGGGGAATTAACGAAAAAAAGGCGATTGGGAATGAAAGAATTAAAATTACTAAAATTATTTTCTTCATGTTTAAAAAAAATTTATACCTTCGGCATGATTCACCCCGCACTATTTTTAAACTCTGTGTCCCTGGAGGGATTCGAACCCCCAACAACAGTTCCGAAGACTGTTGTGATATCCATTTCACCACAGGGACAAAAAGTACGGGGTAAAAACCTTAATGATACTTGCCCCGCACCAAGTTTTGTTCCGATGTGCGGTTGCATTATACTACGAGGGCGTCTTTATTTTATCAAAATCATTGTCCTTCGGCAAGCTCAGGACAATCGTTCGACTGAGCTCACGACTCGAAGTCCTGAGTTAATCGAACGGATTGAAAAAAACAAGCTTTTGAATTAAGATTAAATTGTTGACATATGAGTTTAATGTAAATTATATGAAGATTCCAAAAGAAGTAAAATTTATTATTGATCAATTGAACAAAAGAGATTTCGAAGGTTATATTGTTGGGGGGTGTGTCCGGGATTTGCTTAGGAAAGCAGAACCTGAAGACTGGGACATAGCTACCAACGCTAAACCAAAAGAAATTAGCAAGGTTTTTTCAAAGAGTTTCGCTGATAACAAATTTGGAACAGTCACAGTCTTAACCGGATCTGAAAACCCGAAATTAAAGGAAATTGAAATTACTCCCTATAGAATTGATGAAAAATATACCGATAAAAGACATCCAGACTCCGTAAAATGGGCAAGGGGCATCAAAGAAGATTTGGCCAGACGAGATTTCACGGTTAACGCAATGGCCTTAAGCCAGAAAGCAGAAATTATAGATCCATTTGGCGGCCAGGAAGATCTTAAAAACAAGACGATTCGGACAGTCGGAAATCCTCAAGACAGATTTTTTGAAGATTCCTTGCGAATGATGAGGGCAGCAAGATTCGCCACTACCCTGAATTTTAAAATTGAAAAGAAAGCCGCTCAGGCTATTCAGAAAAATGCCCCCTGGATCAGGGCTATTTCTAAAGAGAGAATTCGAGACGAGCTAATGAAAATTATTATGGCCCAGGAAGCTTCGAAAGGTATTGAGTTATTAAGGGAATTAAAGCTTTTAAAATATATTTTGCCAGAATTAGAAGAAGGATACAGGGTATCTCAAAATAAGCATCATATCTATGACTGCTATGAGCATTCTATCTTTTCTTTGAAATATGCAGCAAAGAAAAATTTCAATAAATATGTTAGGCTAGCCGCTTTATTCCATGATATCGCTAAACCCCGGGTTAAAGAAG
The genomic region above belongs to Candidatus Nealsonbacteria bacterium and contains:
- a CDS encoding HD domain-containing protein, which produces MKIPKEVKFIIDQLNKRDFEGYIVGGCVRDLLRKAEPEDWDIATNAKPKEISKVFSKSFADNKFGTVTVLTGSENPKLKEIEITPYRIDEKYTDKRHPDSVKWARGIKEDLARRDFTVNAMALSQKAEIIDPFGGQEDLKNKTIRTVGNPQDRFFEDSLRMMRAARFATTLNFKIEKKAAQAIQKNAPWIRAISKERIRDELMKIIMAQEASKGIELLRELKLLKYILPELEEGYRVSQNKHHIYDCYEHSIFSLKYAAKKNFNKYVRLAALFHDIAKPRVKEGEGPDATFYSHEIFGAKMTAQILNRLKFSKKEIEKISKLVRYHLFYYNVDEVSESSVRRLVRQVGLENMDELLQVRMADRIGSGVPKAEPYKLRHLRYVIEKVSQDPIATRTLKVNGNDVMKILGSKPGPKIGQMLDILLSYVLDDPKKNKREFLEKETRKLGKLSEKKLKNLAQKAREEREKLEMKRDKMTKKKYWVT